One stretch of Pelmatolapia mariae isolate MD_Pm_ZW linkage group LG3_W, Pm_UMD_F_2, whole genome shotgun sequence DNA includes these proteins:
- the LOC134616601 gene encoding butyrophilin subfamily 3 member A2-like, whose protein sequence is MCINVLLLVAALSSCAGTAASANNVPKIVASAGETVLLPCNITPSGDVPTVEWTREGLPPDIAFLYRQGCETFEMKNPVFQYRTNLIRNELHHGNLSMVISNVQPSDNGKYQCAIRRQEKTVIAILELFVGAVSEPKLSVVPDKGGGLTLQCEAKCWFPQPLITFLDDQGKEISAEDPKRGDESQWCLTVTRRVTLQQGVTCRVHQPEINTTRESEIYIPDECMKSSTRIIISTAVATTFIVFTLICALALFLVIRGYLSVGGQKSSSEKDELIKQLTKELNDLKSRQSPTQQPSQSSNNPRSSPGTSKRDIPPPPKSPYHSKPFKPASSANNNSPVASGQNPARSPQMRRSSHGSSSAVSITNGAASFNPPDSKDKPLPRSTSLSEKRSRNVIAKSPRRNTLSGISNNPYGVLADLSEDENPLIG, encoded by the exons ATGTGTATAAACGTGTTGCTGCTCGTCGCCGCCCTGTCTTCTTGCGCAG GAACAGCAGCCTCAGCAAACAATGTACCAAAGATCGTAGCCTCTGCAGGTGAAACTGTCCTCCTGCCCTGCAACATCACCCCTAGTGGAGACGTCCCAACAGTGGAATGGACCAGGGAGGGTTTACCTCCAGATATTGCCTTCCTGTACCGGCAGGGATGTGAGACCTTTGAGATGAAGAATCCAGTCTTTCAGTACAGAACAAACCTCATCAGGAATGAACTTCACCATGGAAACCTGTCAATGGTGATATCCAACGTGCAGCCAAGCGACAATGGAAAATACCAGTGTGCGATTCGAAGACAGGAGAAAACTGTCATTGCAATACTGGAGCTGTTTGTAG GTGCTGTTTCTGAGCCGAAACTCTCAGTTGTTCCAGATAAGGGAGGTGGACTGACTCTGCAGTGTGAGGCTAAGTGTTGGTTCCCTCAGCCTCTGATTACATTTCTTGATGATCAGGGAAAAGAGATCAGTGCTGAAGACCCAAAGAGAGGTGACGAATCCCAGTGGTGCCTCACAGTCACAAGAAGAGTGACTCTacagcaggg GGTCACCTGCAGAGTCCACCAGCCTGAGATAAACACAACCAGGGAGTCAGAGATTTACATACCAG ATGAATGCATGAAGTCCTCCACTCGAATCATCATAAGCACTGCTGTTGCGACGACCTTCATTGTGTTCACACTAATCTGTGCTCTTGCGCTCTTTTTAGTCATAAGAGGTTACTTGTCTG TGGGAGGACAAAAATCGAGCTCGGAGAAAGATGAGTTAATCAAACAATTAACTAAAGAGCTGAATGACCTCAAATCCAGGCAGAGTCCAACACAACAGCCCAGCCAGTCCTCAAATAACCCTAGATCCTCACCAGGCACCTCAAAGCGTGACATCCCACCCCCACCAAAGTCTCCCTACCACAGCAAGCCCTTTAAGCCAGCATCCTCAGCCAACAACAACAGTCCTGTCGCTTCAGGACAAAATCCAGCACGCAGCCCACAGATGAGAAGAAGCAGTCACGGCAGCAGTTCTGCTGTCTCAATAACTAATGGTGCTGCGTCATTCAATCCTCCAGATTCAAAAGACAAACCTCTTCCCCGTTCGACGAGTCTGTCTGAGAAACGGTCTCGTAATGTCATTGCAAAGTCTCCACGCAGGAATACTCTCTCGGGCATTTCCAACAACCCCTACGGTGTCCTGGCAGATTTATCAGAAGACGAAAATCCGCTGATTGGATAA